The following coding sequences lie in one Arachis ipaensis cultivar K30076 chromosome B03, Araip1.1, whole genome shotgun sequence genomic window:
- the LOC107631925 gene encoding toll/interleukin-1 receptor-like protein translates to MAATSSSSSTNNGVHEVFLSFRGEDTRKTFTSHLHAAFKRFEIRTYIDYNLERGDEISGTLLRAIEDAKLSVIVFSKNFASSRWCLEEVKKIIDCKKTRGQMVLPIFYDVEPSIVRYQTGSFATAFARHEERFRDSDRPNKKIQKWRDALAEAATFSGWDCSVDRLESEIVEEIAMDVLNKLNRVYVGDLDKEIARYDQLAKHQMQYFQGSPHPLHYQNYKDSLNRIRKLQMERHQRLLRIPPNMYSQADDLNNNNTNIDNGIYNLWSNVFRF, encoded by the exons ATGGCAGCAACGTCTTCATCGTCCTCCACCAATAATGGTGTTCACGAGGTGTTCCTGAGTTTCAGGGGCGAGGACACAAGGAAGACATTCACCAGCCATCTGCACGCTGCCTTCAAGAGATTTGAGATCAGAACCTACATAGACTACAATCTTGAGAGAGGAGACGAGATCTCGGGGACGCTTCTCAGGGCCATAGAGGATGCGAAGCTCTCCGTGATCGTGTTCTCGAAGAACTTCGCATCCTCCAGATGGTGTCTTGAGGAGGTGAAGAAGATAATTGATTGTAAGAAAACGAGGGGGCAGATGGTGCTGCCCATATTCTACGATGTGGAGCCTTCCATTGTTAGGTACCAAACGGGAAGCTTTGCAACTGCTTTCGCCAGACATGAGGAGCGGTTTCGTGATTCTGATCGCCCTAACAAGAAGATTCAGAAATGGAGGGATGCTCTTGCTGAAGCTGCCACTTTCTCTGGCTGGGATTGCTCCGTTGACAG GTTGGAATCAGAGATCGTTGAGGAAATAGCGATGGATGTGCTAAACAAGTTGAATAGAGTGTATGTTGGGGACCTTGATAAAGAAATTGCAAGGTATGACCAACTTGCTAAGCACCAAATGCAATATTTTCAAGGGAGTCCTCATCCATTGCATTACCAAAATTACAAAGACTCTCTCAATCGCATTAGAAAGCTTCAAATGGAAAGGCACCAACGTTTGCTTCGCATTCCTCCTAATATGTACTCACAAGCTGATGATTTAAACAACAATAACACCAATATTGATAATGGTATCTATAATCTGTGGTCTAATGTTTTTAGATTTTGA
- the LOC107631926 gene encoding TMV resistance protein N, whose product MAKSSEEKHEVFICFRGEDTRNTFTSHLNAALRRLEIRTYIDHDLRRGEEIPERLLRAIKDAKLSVIVFSENFAASKWCLDEVVNILECKKRSNQIVVPVFYRVDPAMVRNQIGSYGDAFGKHEQRFEGEMNKVRKWREALTEAANHSGWGCSLNKVEYEIVEGIAKDVMEKLNHVYVGDLDEQIRKFEQLAELQDQYYNAIPNVENLQIYQSTLERITQLKMERSIRLLRLTPDMLPYVGNFKSH is encoded by the exons ATGGCAAAGTCAAGTGAAGAGAAACACGAAGTGTTCATATGCTTTAGAGGTGAGGACACACGCAACACCTTCACCAGCCATCTCAATGCTGCACTAAGAAGGCTAGAGATAAGAACCTACATAGATCACGACCTCAGAAGAGGAGAAGAGATTCCTGAGAGGCTTCTTAGAGCAATCAAGGATGCTAAGCTTTCCGTCATTGTTTTCTCGGAAAACTTTGCGGCTTCAAAATGGTGCTTGGATGAGGTTGTCAACATATTGGAGTGCAAGAAGAGGAGTAACCAAATTGTTGTGCCTGTTTTCTATCGTGTAGATCCGGCCATGGTGAGGAACCAGATCGGAAGTTATGGTGACGCATTTGGCAAGCATGAACAACGGTTTGAAGGTGAGATGAATAAGGTCAGAAAGTGGAGGGAGGCTTTGACTGAAGCTGCTAATCACTCTGGTTGGGGATGCTCCCTCAACAA GGTGGAATATGAAATAGTTGAGGGAATCGCAAAGGATGTGATGGAGAAGCTGAATCATGTGTATGTTGGTGACCTGGATGAACAAATAAGAAAATTTGAGCAACTTGCAGAGCTTCAAGATCAATATTACAATGCTATACCAAATGTGGAAAATTTACAAATCTACCAGTCAACGCTTGAACGCATCACCCAACTTAAAATGGAGAGAAGCATTCGTCTCCTTCGTTTAACTCCTGACATGCTTCCATATGTCGGAAATTTCAAATCCCACTAA